A window of Persicobacter psychrovividus genomic DNA:
GAGATGTGGTTAGCATCGTTGCTACCTGCCGCCCCGATAATTTGGACATCTTTACCAGAACAATCCATTTTACTTAACACTGCCAACGCAACGGCTTCCCCGATATTTAAGCCTTTGCGGTCTTTATCATATGGTTTGCATATACCATTTTCCAAAGATTGAAAAGACTGAAAACCAGCGACGACAAATGGTGACAGGATATCAACACCAATAACAATAACTTGCTTGTACAGGCTTGCCTCCAGATACTGCTTTCCCCAATCCAGAGCAGCAATTCCCGAAACACAGGCCAGAGAAATTACCTCCGGTGTGTTTTTAGGTTGATAGGCTGATTTCAAAAAAGACTGCATGGCCTTGATCACATTGACCTCTTTTGTGGTATCAAGTAAATCGATAGGCCCTTTAGTGGTGGCCACCAATAAAAGCGTGTCTGCTGATTGTAAATCTATGGGAAAATCATTTTTTAGTTGGTCAATTGCTCGTGCCAGTAAGTTAAAGCACCGACTATCGTATGAATAGCCCTCCAAAAAGAAAGAGGGAATCATTGAGCCATAAAAGGGATGAGCAAATTGAGGGTCGTCGATTTTCTTTATTGCAGACACCCCTTTTAGAATCTGATCAAAATGATGATTCACTCCTTCGCCAAGGCCTGTTAGCGCATACCGATAATTTATATATACTGACATTTACCCAAGTTTATTTTGATAACCACTTCGCCTTCCACTTTTCATAAAATGGAGGAGAGGTCAATTGTAGCTGCTGATCTGTATTTATAAATACCTGACAGGAACTACCTGTGGCGGCAACGTCACCCGTTTCAGCATTTTTGATCATGTACTCAAAGTATATTTTTGCGGCATCACAAGCCATATACCGGGTCGTGATCTCAGCAATATCACCATAACGGAGCGACTGCTTATAGTTACAATCTAACTTGACAATAGGAGTCAGTAATTCATTATGAAAATAGTCCATGTATGAAAGCTCAAACTCGTTACCGAAAGCCTCTCGTCCGTCTTCAAAATACTTGACATAGTTGCCATGCCAGACCACTCTCATAGAATCCACTTCACTGAACCTAACG
This region includes:
- a CDS encoding acyl-CoA thioesterase produces the protein MAKRKTKIYPTTLVSVCRVPVRFSEVDSMRVVWHGNYVKYFEDGREAFGNEFELSYMDYFHNELLTPIVKLDCNYKQSLRYGDIAEITTRYMACDAAKIYFEYMIKNAETGDVAATGSSCQVFINTDQQLQLTSPPFYEKWKAKWLSK
- a CDS encoding beta-ketoacyl synthase N-terminal-like domain-containing protein translates to MSVYINYRYALTGLGEGVNHHFDQILKGVSAIKKIDDPQFAHPFYGSMIPSFFLEGYSYDSRCFNLLARAIDQLKNDFPIDLQSADTLLLVATTKGPIDLLDTTKEVNVIKAMQSFLKSAYQPKNTPEVISLACVSGIAALDWGKQYLEASLYKQVIVIGVDILSPFVVAGFQSFQSLENGICKPYDKDRKGLNIGEAVALAVLSKMDCSGKDVQIIGAAGSNDANHISGPSRTGEGLMQSMDRAINDAGITTEQIDAINAHGTATPYNDEMESKAMGLLKIDHKPLNSLKGYIGHTLGASGLVESLIGSAQMDNRLVLGTFGFKEMGVSIPLNVSEHAATTKVNILLKTGSGFGGVNYSVLLKRGGQND